TCTTCCTGTGGCGCAATTGTTAGAAGGGTTGGCAGTGGCGATTGAGCGGGGCGCGGCTTTAATTCAATTGCGAGCACCGAGCTTGGCAATTGCCGATTATCAGGCATTGGCACAGCAGGTGATTGCGCGCTGGCCAACGGTACAGTGGATGCTAAAGCACCCAGAGCAACTCACCATAGCGCCTTCGGCAAACGTAGGTTTTCATTTAACCGCTACTGAATTGCTGCAATTAACCCCAGCACAGCGTGCGAGTTTAGCGGGAGGATGGCTGGCAGCTTCGTGTCATAACTTAATAGAAGTTGAGCAGGCACAGCAGTTGCAGGTAGATTTTATTACCTTATCACCGGTTGCCCCTACGGCTAGTCATCCTGAGCAAGCGGCCCTTGGCTGGTCGCAGGCCACTCATTTAACTGCTCAAGCGAATTGTCCGGTGTATTGGTTAGGCGGTTTAGCGCCGACTCAACAAGCAGAAGTTTTGATCGCTGGCGGCCAAGGGATTGCGGCTATTCGCGGGTTTTGGCCTAACGCTTTATGACTTATTAGGCGCTGGCGCTGCCTGCCA
The sequence above is a segment of the Thiopseudomonas alkaliphila genome. Coding sequences within it:
- a CDS encoding Nudix family hydrolase, coding for MAKPEVQVAVGVIRNAQQQVLLALRPSNKHQGGLWEFPGGKLDPGEEAIDALKRELYEELSITVTQCEPLINLRYHYPDLTVVLAVWQVTGFTGEAVGAEGQPIRWVEPSQLQDYSFPAANQPILRALQLPRQYWITPDLPVAQLLEGLAVAIERGAALIQLRAPSLAIADYQALAQQVIARWPTVQWMLKHPEQLTIAPSANVGFHLTATELLQLTPAQRASLAGGWLAASCHNLIEVEQAQQLQVDFITLSPVAPTASHPEQAALGWSQATHLTAQANCPVYWLGGLAPTQQAEVLIAGGQGIAAIRGFWPNAL